The Bacillus sp. E(2018) genome includes the window CGGGAAGTAATTCTTCTTTTCTATTATAAAGAACTAACCGTATGTGAAATCAGCCAAATCTTAAACAAAAAAGAAGCAACAATTAGAACTTTACTTCAGCGGGGAAGAGAAATGTTGCGACGAAAACTGGAGAAGAGTAGGTGAGATCATGGAAGATCCTTTTAAGCAGCTGCCTGAAATATTGAACAACGGCCGTATGAGAACAATAACGTTTAAAGAGGAAAATAGACAGAAAGTTCTTCAGAGAACAAGAGATCTCCACAAGCCACCTGCACCAAAAAGTATGTGGTATCACTGGTTTCATCAAAGTTTAAGTCTAGCTCTTGGCGTAGCGTTCATCTTTATTTTTATACAATTCGTTGAAAGCACGCCTTTTCCAGTACAAGAAAAAAAAGAAGCTCAATCTATAGCCAAAATTCCTTATGCTAATCAGGCCATCTTAACAAAAGCTAGGCATGATATGCGAAACCATCACAAGATCTCAGATGTGGTGGCTAATCAAAAGAAAGATACTCTTACCGTTCTTATTACGTTCCCGAAAAATCTAACACAAGAGAAACAAATATTTCTTACCGAATCGTATTTAAAAGAAGTATCACATCTTACACTAAACGAACCTTACGAAGGGCAAAAGAATTTGGGAGAGCTATGGAACTATGTTAATGTAAAGATCTATACAACAACAGAATCTGAAGACGAAATGTTAAGACAACTGATGCACGTTGATCAAAACTTTGAGTGGAAGGGTTCCATTAATAAGCATGACGGAATATTGAAATGGGAACGTATATCTGGATATAATTAAACAACCTGTTAAAAGGTTTTCATTAGAACAGCTAGAAAATAGATAGGAAACAAGCAAAAGCGGTGAAAAGAATGAAAAAAACACACATTAATTTTTTTACAGAAGTAGGAGCTCAAAAGCCTAATAGTATAAGAAATAAAGAAACACCTTGTCCGTTTTGTCGGATTGATGAGCTAGAGGAAGTCTTGGATAAGCAAGATTCGATCATTCTTGTTAAAAATAAATATACCGTTCTCGATGGAGCTTTCCAGACTGTACTGATCGAAACAGATGAATGTGAAGGTGAGCTTTCCAACTATTCGAAGGATCATCTATACAAAGTCCTTCGTTTTGGACTTACACATTGGAATAACATGTTGAACAGCGGTAAATACAAATCGGTGATGTTCTTTAAGAACCACGGTCCTTTATCTGGTGGAACAATTCGCCATCCTCATATGCAGATTATTGGATTGAACGAAGTTGATTGTCTTCATGATTTTTCCGAGAATCAGTTCAAAGGACTGAGTATCCTTGAGAAAGAAGGAGTCAGTTTTACTGTATCGACTGAACCAAGAGTTGGGTTCTATGAATTGAATGTTGTATGGGAAAAAGACGCAGAGCTTTCTTTATTCGCGGATTGTATTCAAGCTGGAACTCATTTTTTGCTGAATCATTTTCATAGAAGTTGTACAAGTTACAATCTATTCTTTTATCAATATGACGAGAAGACCTATTGCAAAATCATGCCTCGTTTTGTGACCTCACCCCTTTATATGGGGTATGGTGTACAGCAAGTAGCGAACAATATTGAGGGAATTGCACAAAGTATCAAAGATATATATTTTAAAGCTTAAAAAACCAGATCTTCCTCAGATCTGGTTTTTTGCTTGATCAAATAAAGTTTCCATCGCAAAGATGATTAACGGGTGTGTTTCATCCATTACTTTGTTGATCTCAAGCCGCTCTGTCCATTGATGAGCATCCTTCCCAAGCGGTCCGATATTAATAACAGGAATATCGAGTTCTCTCATATCATCAAACGGAATATGGTAGCGAGATCCTAGTAAAGGGAAGTTACTTGTGAAAGATGAAAGATCACGAGAATCTCCATGAAAACCAATATAACTCAAGTCAGATAAACCACTAAAATAGTGGACATTAACGAGCTCGCTGTTAAACGTATTTTTCGCATGACTGACTACCATATCCGATGTAGCTTTAATCAGCGGGTGGTCGCTTGAACATACAGCTGGATAAAAAGGTGGTGTGTAGAACAAGACGATCATCGGAGAGATGTCTCTGCAAAGACTTGCTAACTCAAATACATACTGTATTGTCAGCTCTCTTTCATCCGCATTCGGATTGTTTGTCTGAAGCATGTTTTCTCTGCGATCAAGTTCTTCTTGTCCATATTTAGTCACGGCGTGTTCATACAGTTCATTAAAAGTAAGTACTTTAATGCTTTCTTTTTTCGGAGTGAACGGTACGATTTCGGCGACTTTTTTGCTTCTTTCAAAGAGATGGTCTTCTAATCGTAGTGCTGCACTTTTTGCGCTTCTTATCAACATTTCCGTAATATCAGATAACGATCGATTAAAAAGCATAAGATTAAACAGTGTTACAGCTGCGTGTGGAATCTGAACAGAGTAGTGATCTTTTAAATCTTTTTGAATCAAATTCGTTGGTACAGGAGTAGCCTCCTCACGAAACTTCTCTACATAATCGACGTTCCATTCTAGTTCTCTCGTAATCTCAGCAGCCATCACATTTCCGTTCATACCTGCTAGTGGCTCACCTACATGAGTTTCCTTACCATAGCAAAGAAAACCAGGAAGAATCTTACCCGTTGATCCCGTATACATATAGGAAGAAGTATCTCCTGGGTATTTGGTGAAGCTTGGTTCTCCGTTCAAACATGTGATGTATTTTATATCATACTCCTCTTGAAGCTGCCGTAAGACACTGACACCTGCAAGCATCCCTTCAGAGTGTACTTCTTCATCCGGAACAGAAATCATGAGTACGTTTCCTTTAAAATGACCGGTTGTCGCTTTTTCGATCATCGACATATGAAGAGCAACGCCAGCTTTCATATCCATAATGCCACGACCGAAAAGCCAATCACCGCTATTCAGGTCATCTTGAACAAAAGTATGCAGCAGCTCTTTGTTCTCGATGATCTTTTCGGTCAGTTCTTCTGGCCGAAAAGCGAGATGCTTCCATTCACCAAAGTCTTCTACGGAAACAACATCAAAATGACTCAGCAAAATAATGGTTTCTTTAATCGAAGGATCATTCTGCACAAATGCAGTGATCAGTTTTCGACCATCTGGAAGAGGATGATGGCGAACGTAATCAGGATGCTCCGTGAAATAGTCTAACGATGAGAGCGTATGGTGAAGATGTTCGGCCATAAACAATTCTCCATCATGATGAGTAATGCTGGGGATTGAAACAAGGTCTTTTAATAATTTCTTATAACCCTCTTTTGTTTGCCACTTTAACATATGTGTACCTCCTAGATGTATGCCTTTGTTACCTATACTCTTCTTTCCCTGTAAATCCTTCTTTAAAAAGTTTCTTGGAATGTATTGACAGCTGATCAGTAAAAATGGTATATGTGTATTATAACGAATAGTACACTTAATACATAAGGGGTGTCATTATGATTGCTGTAAGGAATCTATCATATGCATTTAAAATTGGTAAGAAAGAAAAAGAGAATGTCGTACCTGTTTTGCATCATGTCGATCTGCAAGTAGCAGAAGGTGAGATCGTTGCGATCGTTGGAAGAAGCGGATCAGGAAAGTCGACTCTATTAAACCTAATTTCTGGTTTTATTAAATCGCAAACAGGAGAGATCACGATTGATGGTCAACAGGTTAGCAAACTGTCTGAATCAAAATGGGCTGAATTTCGATTAGAGCACCTAGGCTTTATTTTTCAAAGCTTTCAGCTGATTCCTAGTATGACAGCCTATGAAAATGTTGAGCTCCCGTTAGTTCTTAAAGGCGTTAGTGAAAAAGATAGAAAAGATCAAACGATGAAAATGTTAAAGAGGGTAGGATTAGATCAGTATAAAACTCATTATCCAGGTGAACTTTCAGGAGGTCAGCAGCAACGCGTGAGTATAGCTAGAGCGCTAATCCTGAATCCTCCTCTTATCCTGGCAGATGAACCAACAGGTAGTCTTGATTCTGAGAATGAAAAAGAACTCTTAAACTTTATTAAAGAATTGAATGAAAAAGATGGTATTACGTTTTTAATTATTACACATGACCATGAAGTAGCTTCAATCGCTCATCGAAAAGTAGAGATCAGAGACGGTTACTTAAGAGAAGGGAGCAAGCTTCATGAAGTTCAAAGATAAACATCGATTTGTAAGAAGCAATATGAAAAGAAACAAGACCCGTGTATGGATGACAATCCTTGCATCAACCATGGGGTGTGCCTTTTTAATCATGCTCGCCTCTGTAGGCTTTGCAATTCATAAGACGGCAGTTGATGATGTGATGAGTTATCGATTGATGAACGAGATTGAAATACAGAAAGAAAACGGTCCTTTGATTGAGGAAGACGTGAAAAAACTTCAAGATATTAAGAAAGTTCAAGCGGTTAGTCGAAAAAAATATGTACCTGCGAGTGAAATGTCACTAGGAGAATACACAGGATATGCTGAAGTAAA containing:
- a CDS encoding DUF4931 domain-containing protein, producing MKKTHINFFTEVGAQKPNSIRNKETPCPFCRIDELEEVLDKQDSIILVKNKYTVLDGAFQTVLIETDECEGELSNYSKDHLYKVLRFGLTHWNNMLNSGKYKSVMFFKNHGPLSGGTIRHPHMQIIGLNEVDCLHDFSENQFKGLSILEKEGVSFTVSTEPRVGFYELNVVWEKDAELSLFADCIQAGTHFLLNHFHRSCTSYNLFFYQYDEKTYCKIMPRFVTSPLYMGYGVQQVANNIEGIAQSIKDIYFKA
- a CDS encoding M20/M25/M40 family metallo-hydrolase, whose amino-acid sequence is MLKWQTKEGYKKLLKDLVSIPSITHHDGELFMAEHLHHTLSSLDYFTEHPDYVRHHPLPDGRKLITAFVQNDPSIKETIILLSHFDVVSVEDFGEWKHLAFRPEELTEKIIENKELLHTFVQDDLNSGDWLFGRGIMDMKAGVALHMSMIEKATTGHFKGNVLMISVPDEEVHSEGMLAGVSVLRQLQEEYDIKYITCLNGEPSFTKYPGDTSSYMYTGSTGKILPGFLCYGKETHVGEPLAGMNGNVMAAEITRELEWNVDYVEKFREEATPVPTNLIQKDLKDHYSVQIPHAAVTLFNLMLFNRSLSDITEMLIRSAKSAALRLEDHLFERSKKVAEIVPFTPKKESIKVLTFNELYEHAVTKYGQEELDRRENMLQTNNPNADERELTIQYVFELASLCRDISPMIVLFYTPPFYPAVCSSDHPLIKATSDMVVSHAKNTFNSELVNVHYFSGLSDLSYIGFHGDSRDLSSFTSNFPLLGSRYHIPFDDMRELDIPVINIGPLGKDAHQWTERLEINKVMDETHPLIIFAMETLFDQAKNQI
- a CDS encoding ABC transporter ATP-binding protein, with protein sequence MIAVRNLSYAFKIGKKEKENVVPVLHHVDLQVAEGEIVAIVGRSGSGKSTLLNLISGFIKSQTGEITIDGQQVSKLSESKWAEFRLEHLGFIFQSFQLIPSMTAYENVELPLVLKGVSEKDRKDQTMKMLKRVGLDQYKTHYPGELSGGQQQRVSIARALILNPPLILADEPTGSLDSENEKELLNFIKELNEKDGITFLIITHDHEVASIAHRKVEIRDGYLREGSKLHEVQR